TGGCCCACGAAGTCCACCTTGCCGGTGAACCAGCGCTCCGGGATTTTGGCCGCGTAGAAAACGAAGGCGATGAGGCAGAGCAGGTACATGACCACGATGCGGGGCACCATCAGCTGCAAAAATCGAATAAATCATAAGTTAAATCAGATGATTGTTAAGTAAGAAGAAATTCAGTAAGTCTAAAAACATTTCTTAGATTCTAAAGAGTTTCCTATCGAGTTAATTTCACCGTTTTAGTAATTCTTCTCAAAGGATGATAAGCTTTGATACAATGGAATATATAAGTTGTATTTCTAAAATATGTATTATTACATagggataatatttatttgaaaaatacTTTTCGTTATCAAGTagtaaagttaaaaaacaaggaTAGCAATTCAAGGGTTGCATTTCAGAAATTGGCAACACTATATGGTCAACTGCTAAGATCTGGCAATAgtgataaaaaataattaacaatGTTTTAAGGTACTAGTGATAACTGTTTGTTTGAAGCAAGTTAAGaaacatatttaaaacttacgaaaaagaaaagaaaagttgTTCTCTCCCTTTTAATAGCTTTGTTAAGCACGCTTTcagaaacattttttaactattGTAAAACgctatataaattattatttgattgtACATCAATAGAACGCTCTCCATctcataaaataatttttggtaAAGGCAGGTCTTTGAGatgtataaatatttgccCAACTTGTCCTATAGTACATACCCTGACTAGCTCGTTCTCCAGGCCGCCCATGGCCACTGCCCAGTGACCCAGCGGAATGATCCCATAGGCAGACCACAGCAACAGCACAGCCACCTTGCCGTTCATGGACACATTCAGTCGGGGAATTTGCACGGCAATGGCCAGGGCGAACATGCCCAAGGCAATCGTGGAGTACAGGGTGCGCAGGAAGGTGTGGCACCAGAAGGCATAGTACATTCCACTGATGTAGATGGCCACCAGCGACAGGGAGATGCCCAGGAAGTCGACCGATAGGAAGATCTCGTAGTGCTCCTCCGATTTGCAGGAGAATATGTGATATATGGCGGACATCAGCATGCAGAGACAGAAGCATACCAGCAAACAGACCACCAGAACCTGGTCGCTCAGGGAGGCGTGGAGGCGCAGGAATTGCAGGTCGAAGATCGTCAGTCCAATGAACAGGATGCAACCGACCAAATGGCTCCAGATattgatctaaaaaataatatattttaatttcatattttttaaaattcaatataAAATGTACATAATGGTCTAGAATCAAtatctttatatttttaaaacaagttTAATTCAAATATTTGATTAGGTTAAAAAAGATTTCAATTAAAGGTCAATATcttattattgaaaatattatatacttTAGAATAAGTTCTTAAGTAATATTAAGTATCTCCTAACTGGGAACCAATATATTAtacttttttctgtgaattCTTACCGTCTCATTGGTCCACCAGAAAATGCTCTGCAGGCATTGTGCATTGGATAGGAATGTGCGGTAGCCTCGGCGGATGTAGGGGTTGAACTTCAAGTGACTGGGTGCCTGCatggaaaaaaaagaaaaaaagtacAATTGAATAAACATTCCAAATAAATACGAAATTTTCCAAACCGATAAGACATGCAAATCGAATGCGCAGcattgaaaataaaacaaagaataccaaataaaatagaaaCGTTCAAACAAATGGAGGAAACCTTTTGGCACTGGCATCCCGTCCAATTCAAAGCAAAAAAGCTTTTCACTTTGTTCAATTAATAATAACTAAATTAATCCAATTTCCCTGGTTAGGAATGTTGCAGACAATTGctttaaaatttaacaaaactaaGGCAATTGTTTgaaaagatttaaaatattttttaaacttcTCTATTGCagtgttaaaaaataataatattgaattAAGTCATATTTATGCCTTTGAAtcggaagcaattatttgtttgagCCCACTTAAAGTCTGGTTTAAAATTGCTTGGGAACTTGTTGAAAGTGAAGATAATTGTTTCGAGAGCTTTTTACCAGTAAGGCTTCAAAAATCCCAGAAATTCGATACCTTGGGGATTTTCACAGACCTGTAACGTACAGctccaaaaaataaaaaacaacagta
This region of Drosophila subpulchrella strain 33 F10 #4 breed RU33 unplaced genomic scaffold, RU_Dsub_v1.1 Primary Assembly Seq354, whole genome shotgun sequence genomic DNA includes:
- the LOC119559859 gene encoding progestin and adipoQ receptor family member 3 isoform X2, with amino-acid sequence METTIVTTTTTTELKCTIRGSKKKDIDGQLVTDSTDASHQFPSNEEPNILGHGPNYDEKLSKFKWLCNFDDAPSHLKFNPYIRRGYRTFLSNAQCLQSIFWWTNETINIWSHLVGCILFIGLTIFDLQFLRLHASLSDQVLVVCLLVCFCLCMLMSAIYHIFSCKSEEHYEIFLSVDFLGISLSLVAIYISGMYYAFWCHTFLRTLYSTIALGMFALAIAVQIPRLNVSMNGKVAVLLLWSAYGIIPLGHWAVAMGGLENELVRLMVPRIVVMYLLCLIAFVFYAAKIPERWFTGKVDFVGHSHNWWHLIIVAAFYHWHNTGLVYAEYRLNNGCSAPVLA
- the LOC119559859 gene encoding progestin and adipoQ receptor family member 3 isoform X1 yields the protein MSPRPRESLEETELSVETSTCYLRKSGKDSADNCWIDGQLVTDSTDASHQFPSNEEPNILGHGPNYDEKLSKFKWLCNFDDAPSHLKFNPYIRRGYRTFLSNAQCLQSIFWWTNETINIWSHLVGCILFIGLTIFDLQFLRLHASLSDQVLVVCLLVCFCLCMLMSAIYHIFSCKSEEHYEIFLSVDFLGISLSLVAIYISGMYYAFWCHTFLRTLYSTIALGMFALAIAVQIPRLNVSMNGKVAVLLLWSAYGIIPLGHWAVAMGGLENELVRLMVPRIVVMYLLCLIAFVFYAAKIPERWFTGKVDFVGHSHNWWHLIIVAAFYHWHNTGLVYAEYRLNNGCSAPVLA